A section of the Humulus lupulus chromosome 2, drHumLupu1.1, whole genome shotgun sequence genome encodes:
- the LOC133816987 gene encoding transcription factor ICE1-like, with protein sequence MLPRSNGAVWIDGDEEDAASWTKNNEGVEPNKEEEMGMGGSFSSFKTMLESDWYMNNALNPPAQDHHNFHGLPPPNHHDIRDISFCNNPATDHNLLLQPIDSSASCSPSHAFALDPAHSHHFLPPKSCFSSLLNVVNTNPFDNGFDLSCEGGFLNSFQPNQASNSPVLMGFSGLNSQQPQMGTPELSSSSEFPGTRLLPLSDDATALGGGFSPTGFEGFDGSGGALFLNNRAKVLRPLEVFPPVGAQPTLFQKRAALRQNSGGADKLGNLDISTSRFGKSLESLDKKRKKSDDGEIEESIDVSGLNYDSDDANEYSKLEENTKNGGSNSNANSTVTGGDQKGKKKGLPAKNLMAERRRRKKLNDRLYMLRSVVPKISKMDRASILGDAIDYLKELLQRINDLHNELESTPPGSLLPPSSSFHPLTPTPPTLPCRVKEELFPGSLPSPKNQPARVEVRLREGRAVNIHMFCARRPGLLLSTMRALDNLGLDIQQAVISCFNGFALDVFRAEQCREGQEVLPEQIKAVLLDSAGFHGTI encoded by the exons ATGTTGCCGAGGTCGAACGGTGCCGTTTGGATAGATGGGGACGAAGAAGACGCGGCTTCTTGGACCAAAAACAACGAAGGAGTAGAGCCGAACAAGGAAGAAGAAATGGGTATGGGTGGTTCTTTCTCTTCtttcaaaaccatgctcgaaagTGACTGGTACATGAACAATGCTCTAAACCCACCTGCTCAAGACCACCATAACTTCCATGGTCTCCCTCCTCCTAACCACCATGATATCAGAGACATTAGCTTCTGTAACAACCCAGCTACTGATCATAACCTTCTCTTACAGCCAATAGACTCCTCTGCTTCTTGCTCTCCTTCTCACGCGTTTGCTCTCGACCCAGCTCACTCTCACCACTTCTTACCCCCTAAATCCtgcttctcttctcttcttaacGTTGTTAACACCAACCCTTTTGACAATGGGTTTGATTTGAGCTGCGAAGGTGGGTTTCTCAACTCCTTTCAGCCAAACCAAGCGTCGAATTCCCCTGTTTTAATGGGTTTCAGCGGACTTAATTCGCAGCAGCCTCAGATGGGTACTCCCGAATTGAGTTCTAGCTCTGAGTTTCCGGGGACTCGGTTGCTGCCCTTGTCGGACGACGCCACCGCGCTCGGAGGGGGATTTAGCCCCACGGGGTTTGAGGGTTTCGATGGCTCGGGGGGTGCTCTGTTTCTGAACAACAGAGCTAAGGTTTTGAGACCCCTTGAGGTTTTTCCTCCGGTGGGTGCTCAGCCAACTCTGTTCCAGAAGCGAGCGGCGCTCAGGCAAAATTCCGGCGGAGCTGATAAGCTGGGGAATTTGGACATTTCAACTTCGAGATTCGGAAAAAGTTTGGAGAGTTTAGACAAAAAGAGGAAGAAGAGTGATGATGGTGAAATTGAAGAAAGTATTGACGTTTCTGGTCTTAATTATGATTCTGATGATGCGAATGAGTATAGTAAGCTGGAGGAGAATACTAAGAATGGTGGAAGCAATTCTAATGCGAATAGTACTGTTACCGGAGGAGATCAAAAGGGGAAGAAAAAAGGGTTGCCGGCGAAGAATTTGATGGCGGAGAGGCGGCGGAGGAAGAAGCTCAATGATAGGCTCTACATGCTTAGGTCTGTTGTGCCCAAAATAAGTAAG ATGGATAGGGCTTCGATACTTGGCGATGCCATTGACTACTTGAAGGAGCTACTTCAGAGGATTAATGATCTTCATAATGAGCTGGAGTCAACCCCTCCTGGTTCTTTGTTGCCACCTTCTTCAAGCTTTCACCCTTTGACACCCACACCACCCACCCTTCCGTGCCGTGTCAAGGAAGAACTGTTCCCAGGCTCCTTGCCGAGCCCTAAAAACCAACCTGCAAGG GTAGAGGTTCGGCTCAGGGAAGGAAGGGCTGTTAACATTCACATGTTCTGCGCTCGGAGACCAGGTCTCTTGCTCTCCACTATGAGGGCTTTGGACAACCTTGGGTTGGACATCCAGCAGGCTGTAATCAGCTGCTTCAACGGGTTTGCTTTAGATGTGTTTCGAGCTGAG CAATGTAGAGAAGGGCAGGAGGTGCTACCCGAGCAAATCAAGGCGGTGCTTTTGGATTCAGCTGGCTTCCATGGCACAATCTGA